AACACTGGACCCGCTCTGCTGTACTGTTCATGGCAAAGCCCCATCACTTAACGGGAGAGAATGGCTTCCACTTCTCCCAGCCACTCGTCTTCCCCAGTCCATCCCCTGTGGGTGAGGACAGCTCAGCCTTCAACTCAGCAAGTGGGACTCCACTGAGCAATGGCACTCCCAGCGGTGCCGAGTCCTGCGAGCTGCCCCTCTGCGAGGCCAAAGGCATTAAATACATCTCAgctgagcaggaggagctggcaTGTGGCTGGGGAGGATTCACCCCCGGCTGCTTGCAGCTCTTCAACACTTCCAAGGGCgttttgttcttcctctgcGTTGCTTCCTTCCTGCAAGGCATGACAGTGAATGGCTTCATCAACACGGTCATCACCTCCATCGAGCGCCGCTTTGACCTGCGCAGCTACCAGAGTGGGCTGATTGCCAGCTCCTACGACATCGCTGCCTGCCTCTGCCTCACCTTCGTCAGCTACTTTGGGGGGAATGGCCACAAGCCACGgtggctgggctggggtgtGCTGGTGATGGGCTTGGGCTCCCTGCTCTTCGCTTTGCCCCACTTCACCACGGGCCGCTATGAGGTGCGCTCCTCAGCTGAGGTGGGCATCTGTGCTGCCAACCAGAGCCTGCCCTGTGCCGTGGCTGCCTCCAGCCTCTCCAACTACAGGTTCGTCTTCATGCTGGGGCAGTTCCTGCACGGGATGGGAGCCACGCCGCTCTACACGCTTGGCGTCACCTATTTAGATGAAAACGTCAAGACTAACTACTCCCCTGTGTACATTGGTGAGTGGCTGCCAAAGAGGGTGGGGGGAGGTCTGCTCCATCTGCCTTGGCAGCCCCAGGAGCTTTCACAAGAGGTGCTCCAAGTCTTTTGTTCCTGATGACAGACACGATGATAAGTAGAGAGAAGCAGCTGTTTGGGaggttttcattattttttcccctcttataGTTATTGGCAGGCAGGCACTGCAAGTGCAGCTGGGcattttctctcctgcagtcctgcagagcaggaggtgccGGTGTTCCTGGCACAGCCATTGGCTGGGACAATCTCTCCCGTGTGCATGGCACTGCCTTTCTCTGGCCATCAATCACGTCCATGCAAGGCATTGTCCTTTCAGTGCCAGAGCACGGGAGGAATGTTTGTTCAGATGCTGCTGGTACAACATACAGGGCAGCTTCACTGAGAAAGGATGCTCCATCCATAGATTagtagaatcatttgagttagaagggaccttcaaaggcTGTCAGATCATACCCTTCTGCAATGACCAGGGTCATCTACAGCAGGGTGCTCAGAACCTgctccagcctgaccttaaaTGTCTCCAGTGACAAAGAAgctgccacctctctgggcaacctgttccacaAAAGACCCAATGAAAGGGACTGTCCTTTCTTATTGCCCCTCTTTAGATGCTGTAAGGTTGCTACGAGGTCTCCACAgacctcttctccaggctgttcattcctcagcactgctggttATGTTGTGGGTGCCAGCTCTCCCCATCAGCTGCTCATCCACTGTAGTTCTGCAGGTTCTCtaacactgtttgttttttctttcagctgttttctacACTGCTGCAATCCTTGGGCCTGCAGCGGGTTATCTGGTAGGAGGAATGTTTCTAAATATTTATACTGAAATTGGCAGAGAGTAAGTGGctaaaaaataatcttgttccttttcctttatgctgtatgttttctttggggtaaaaaatatccagaaaaataacacagtgaCTGTGGGGAAAATGCCTGCTGTgttcagcagcatttctgtgggGGGGCTGAGGCTGGAATGGTTGCTTGCATTAATGCTGTCACTGGAAGAGAATTGCTCATGAACCTGTCAGCCTGAATCCTTCCTTatgctgcactgcctgctgtaacgaggctgggagcagcaggtgaaTTTTTTGAATGAGTTCCCCCATCAGGccaggctgccagcagtgcagctTTTCCTCCTGGCTATCTGGCCACAATGCCTGGTCTCTCTTTGCTGTTTATGgtttctaatttattttatcaCCTCTTAGCCCATGGGCCCTATGGCAGATGAATGGGCTACAATGGTTGAGTGGGTTTTTGGGGAAGGGATGGGTTATTTCCACCAGCTGTCTTGCTCTTGGATAGAACAAGGCTCACTGCAAACcccaaagcagaaatgaaatgggGTGAGGTGAAATATGCAAGTGagagatgaaaagagaaataaatgatgtaGTTTCTCAGGCTCACTAAGTGCTGTGCATCTGTCAGGCAGGACAGATGGTGGACGTGGCAGAACTCTCCAGGAGTGGCAGTTTCCTTTAGGGATGTCCCCATCATTCCCCCAGCCTCGGCCAGCCTTAGTGAGGGCAGTGCCCAGCTTTCCCTCTCTGTTTCAAATCGCCACCTCTCTCCCTTGTGTCCTTTTGGGTTTGTCTCTTGCAGGACCGACATCTCCCCAGAGAATACACTATGGGTCGGGGCATGGTGGATCGGCTTCCTGGGGGCTGGAGCTGCCTCACTcctcatctccatccccatcctggGCTACCCCCAGCGCCTCCCAGGTAGGCAGCTGGTGGGGTGGTGCTGTGCCTGCACCCTCCTGTAGCTGGAGAGACAGGGGTGGACATGGAGGATGAGCTTCTTGTGTTCAAATTCTAATTAATACATTAATTTCACCCCTCGGCTCTCCAGCTGCCTGTCTTCCTGCTGCAGATCTACCCCTTTGGTAACACCATATCTCGAGTCTCACCTATTCTTTGTTCCCATTTGCCTCTCGTTTGCAGGGTCCCAGAGGTATATTGTTATGAGGGTGTCGGAGGCTCATCAGCTGAAGGATGGGAGCCACAAAAAAGCATCAGATCCAGACTTTGGGAAAACAGTTAAAGACCTACCTCGGTGAGAAAGCTGTCCCAGAGGGTGATGTGCAGAGAGCTGGCTCATTTTGGTAGAGACAGACACCTCCTTCACTGTCTCTTTCAggcttctttgtttgttttgcctctgTATCTTCTGATCCCATTTATGTGTTAATATTTCTTAGCTTTCCTGCAAAGCAGTGATCCAACAACATGTGAAATCCCGGGGCATGTTGTGTGGGCAAGCACACTTACACAGGTTTGGTAGGAAATGGTTTAAAGGAATCCTGGAATGTTGGGTATAAACAAGTAAGAGGCCAAAATTAGACTAAGTCTTGGATCTTTGAAATCATTTATGAtcttcttttgttgctgttttgagttttatttaaatacagatatttctttgtttacttGGCTCGGCTTCAACTAAGAGTGAAGCTGTGGGTGTTGTAGAGAGATCTGGGCATCGCTTCATTTTGGATGGCGAGTTTGCCATCAATAAAGGggcttttcatttttgcatttctccCAGGACCGTTCTTAGGGAGGAGTTTGCATCTGCATGTGATGGCTGACATGTTGCCAGAGCAAAGACTTTGTACAGGCAGAGGAGGGCTGAAACAGGCACTCAGTGCaggagctgtcagcagcacTCCATCCATGTTGAGTAACCCAGGTACTCACATAGTGAAGGGTAGTTAAAAATCCTGGGGACCTCATGGAAAGTTTACCAGGGGTTAAGGCAGTTTCATGAAGAATATTACATGGAATAGATTTCAGTGCTCTTATTAAATGGCATACTTGACTTGGTGCCATTTTCTAAGGTCATGACTTATTCTCCACACGGAAATTAAATTCAAAACCTGCATTTAAATGATGGTAAGGTTATGACTGAAACCAACACAGactgggcagcagggagggatgAATTCAGGGTTTTATGTTTTGCTTGCTTGCCTTGAACAAAGCTCCTACTATTCCCAGTGAGGACTGTCCTAGTAGTGATTAGAGATGTCCTGGGACCATTCACGCCTCATGCCCTAAGAATGAGCACTGAAGGCACCTTGGCCCATCTCACACCATTCAGATCAGTCCAGCTCTTaacctgcttctttttcttgtttttaaacctcagttatttcttctcttttgaatGCAAAAACCCAGCAGACATTTGTGTTCCCTGGTTTTGATTAATAAAAGGGAAGTGCCTTAAAGGCTTGCTGTTCTGGAAACTTCCATTAAAGAAGAGACCACATCTGCCTGCAGCTTTTGGGTACGTGTGGCCCTGCGCACACAGCGAGGCCAAAGGAcactgttgcttttgtttagGTGACAGATAGGCTGCTACATATTTCTTCACAGTACGGACAGTAAGAGTCTCACAAAGATAAGAAGAAACATAGATAAAATAGAGTATTATTCCACACCATCAGGTCTTTTCTAAGAGAGCATAATGTTCATGGTGCTCCCTAAAAGCAGGAGTGTACAGGAACAAAGCCCAGACAGATTAAGCTTCTGCCCTCTGATTTGCTTTTGGGCTGAAAAGGCGTGATAAAAGAGcactttccttctgcttccataTGATTGCTCATGTGGAACATCCCCTGATGTCAGCACAGGGGCATTCAAAGAGAAGACACATAGGGCCAAAGCAAGGCAGAATAGAAGACTTGCTCCTTACTAGCAAGTAGGGCAGGGCTTGAAGATCACTCATTGATTTGCCCATCTTCAGGGCAGAAAGTTGCAGCCAGTATTCCACTTGTCTCCCTTGGGCTACGTGGCTTTGGTATGTGCCATGGCCTTACTGAAGCATCAGTTTGGAAAGGAGAGGATGTCTTTCATTCCTCTGGGACATAAATGCTCCCTTCAATCCCCCTGCTGGTGGTGGTGACAGTAGGTGacattgctgtgtgctggaaaAATCCCTGTTCACATGCTGTAAGATTGCACAAATGCTCATCTATCACTATTGACTGCTAGCACGGGGCTGTGCGGTGTTACAGTCTGGCAGTTTGCAGTCCTGGGCGTGCACTGCTCCTCTGATGTGTACCACGTTTACTTAACAGGGCCACTACAAGAGGAAAGGGTGCCCACATGTGTTTGTGTGAGTAAAGATGTGTGGGATGAGGCTTTTATACATGGCAGGGTACTGGTAGTGCAGAACTCCCTAAGATCACTTTGGCTGCAAACATCAAGGGCAGTCAAGACTTCTTGAAAATTATGTGGTTTCTGGGTGTAACTAAAATCCTGCTGCTAACAGTGAAATTATGTGTTGACTTTGTTGAGGCTTTATGTGCATTATTTCCTCACAAATGCATCTTCTGTCTGCAAACAAGAAATGACTCAGGTCATTCATCATGCTGAAAGTTGTTCCTCTTAATTTTCCTACCTGCAACCTTTGTCCAGCAGGCACAAAGTAATGCTTTTGCCAGGGAACCACTCTCTTCCCTTGAACTATAAATGGTGAAGGCATtgtgtgttttctgcagcagtCAGAAGGCCCACAAGGAGTGTTTTCTAGCTAAGAGattaggctttttttcttctgaaagaagcaCGGTTGAAAAGATCAGTCCTGTTAAATAGTTCAGTAAATTAAGATAATCCCAGTGACTAGACAATGGTTATTATAGAGCCCACTGAAATCAAGGTGTAAGAATGTGTCTTATGTCTTTCAGCCTCTTTGTTCTATTGACATAGTGGAATTGTCCACTTCATTTGGGTTAAACCAGGTAAATCCCTAAATTCCTAGCATATCTGATGCTGAGTACCGCACACACTTGTTGGTTCTGCCATTTCACATTTCTTCCCAAGCAGTAGCTGTTAATTGACAGTGCCTTTCAATTCATTGAGCATCCCCCTGGGTCCcagttgctgttgctgcagtATGATGAGGCTGTGCCATACCCCAAAACAGGGCAATTGGCTGTAATGGTCTGGGCTAAACTTGGGGCAAGTTATGTGGCAGAATTTCAAGCTTGTTACAAAATACTCCCTCCAAAGCAGCACTCTTAGTCCAATATCCGAGATAGTGGGAAATAATTGAGACCATTCCATGTGCCTGAGGGTGTTTCTGAGTCTCAGAGATGGAATTATTGCTGGATCATCTTTCTGCATATAAATGACATATGGCAATTTTTCTTGAATATCTGTGGCTCTCTACTAAATCCCAGTaggtcaaaaaataaaatgtattgtttCAACTTAGTTGTTAATCTTCACCTAAAACTATGCTTAGATTGTGGAAGAAAgattgctttctgttctcccGTGAGATATGAGGTGTTTTAGAGGTGCTTTCTCCATACAGAAAGACTTGCTTGGTATTTCCCACGAGCTGCAATAAATAACCATATTTGTAAGTGATTGTTATTCTCATGAGGACACGTGTGCACTTGAGAAGCACATATACATAGGTATATAACACAACTTTGTTCCCAGCTTATAAATGTTTCACACAGGAGTCCCAGGACAACTGCCGTTAGGGACTGCTACAACCTTGGAATGATTGAGATTTGGTGTCAGGTAGAGTCCCTCCACAATTACCCCATTTAGGAGTGGAAGTTATTACATGCTTTGCATCTTGGATCCAAATGTTTGAAAATTACCACTGAAAAGACTCAAATAGAATTGGTGGTCATGTGGGCATCCTTAGTGCAAATCACATTACACACAGTGCTTTTATTTGCTCATCTACACTCCATGCATGTAGACCCATCTGGTGCCTTCATGAAGTCCACAGAGAAAAATCCCATATTGTTCCATCCAGTTTTAGGTATTTGGCTGACGTTGCTCCGATTCCCTTGGATCCATCTGTTAGTGGGGCTATAAGGCTGGCCAAGGTAAGGGCAGTAAAGACCACATGAAGCCCAGATGCCCTGTAGTAACAACAGCAGTAGGCACACAAAAGGTGTTCTATAATAAGCAGAGCTCAAGGGCAAACTTGATTCTCACCATGCAGTTGAAAGGGGAGAAGTCAGGGTAGCCTCAGCATCCTTCTGTGGCTGATAGAACTCAGTAAGTTGAAGTGGAGAAGGTCAGTG
This genomic window from Excalfactoria chinensis isolate bCotChi1 chromosome 15, bCotChi1.hap2, whole genome shotgun sequence contains:
- the SLCO4A1 gene encoding solute carrier organic anion transporter family member 4A1 — translated: MAKPHHLTGENGFHFSQPLVFPSPSPVGEDSSAFNSASGTPLSNGTPSGAESCELPLCEAKGIKYISAEQEELACGWGGFTPGCLQLFNTSKGVLFFLCVASFLQGMTVNGFINTVITSIERRFDLRSYQSGLIASSYDIAACLCLTFVSYFGGNGHKPRWLGWGVLVMGLGSLLFALPHFTTGRYEVRSSAEVGICAANQSLPCAVAASSLSNYRFVFMLGQFLHGMGATPLYTLGVTYLDENVKTNYSPVYIAVFYTAAILGPAAGYLVGGMFLNIYTEIGRETDISPENTLWVGAWWIGFLGAGAASLLISIPILGYPQRLPGSQRYIVMRVSEAHQLKDGSHKKASDPDFGKTVKDLPRSVLLLLKNPTFIFLCLAGATEATLIAGMSTFGPKFLESQFSLSASEAATLFGYLVVPAGGGGTFLGGFLVNKFKLRCSGIIKLCLLCTVSSLLAIFIFFIHCPNMPMAGVTQMYNGSTLPGSQLNLTAVCNAECGCLQETYSPVCGSDDVMYYSPCHAGCRKVSENLRNGKKVYRECSCIEKTLLLGPGEAEAGKCTSPCAKRTLLLFFMFVVILFTFLSSIPALTATLRCVSDRQKSFALGIQWIVVRTLGGIPGPIAFGSMIDKSCLLWQDQCGEQGSCYVYQNSAMSRYTLVTGLVYKVLGTTFFTIACVLYKPPPTESAPGSSDTSENGNGDLQETKPSLPAEEDI